From Monomorium pharaonis isolate MP-MQ-018 chromosome 9, ASM1337386v2, whole genome shotgun sequence, the proteins below share one genomic window:
- the LOC105835359 gene encoding N-acetylglucosaminyl-phosphatidylinositol biosynthetic protein isoform X1, whose amino-acid sequence MNGTKHKICMVSDFFYPNMGGVEEHIFNLSQCLLEHGHKVVILTHSYGDRVGIRYMTNGLKVYYIPVKVFYNQCVLPTMICSLPLIRYIFIREEIQIIHGHSAFSALAHEGMLIGRLMGLKTVFTDHSLFGFADASAILTNKFLEISLVDCNHCICVSHTGKENTVLRAKVQKEKVSVIPNAVDTALFTPDISKRNNDFITIVIISRLVYRKGVDLLAHIIPEICSRHKNVQFLIGGDGPKRWLIEEVRERNLLQHRVTLLGSLEHSQVRHVLNKGHIFLNTSLTEAYCMAIVEAASCGLQVVSTKVGGIPEVLPPDLIYLVEPTVPALIEGLETAILDYKKGNVECPFEIHRRIGLYYNWFNITKRTEIVYNLVKCEAKRNLGQQLASQIQSGVLAYLLVVSLCYIILQILEFLVPRKYIDIARDYNNIHVVPSNGKGKED is encoded by the exons ATGAACGGTACAAAACACAAAATATG CATGGTTTCAGATTTCTTTTATCCAAACATGGGTGGTGTTGAAGAGCACATTTTCAATTTGTCCCAATGCCTACTGGAGCATGGACACAAAGTAGTGATACTTACCCACTCCTATGGGGATAGGGTAGGAATAAGATACATGACAAATGGTTTGAaa GTATATTATATCCCTGTCAAGGTTTTCTACAATCAGTGTGTTCTTCCAACGATGATTTGCTCTCTTCCACTCATTAGGTATATCTTTATAAGAGAGGAAATACAGATAATACATGGTCATTCCGCATTCTCTGCTTTAGCACATGAGGGGATGCTGATTGGTAGATTAATGGGTCTGAAA ACAGTTTTCACGGATCATTCTCTTTTTGGTTTTGCGGATGCATCCGCCATCTTGACAAACAAGTTTCTCGAAATATCGCTAGTTGATTGCAATCATTGCATATGTGTGTCTCATACTGGAAAGGAAAATACAGTATTACGAGCCAAGGTGCAAAAGGAAAAGGTATCGGTTATCCCGAATGCCGTCGACACCGCATTATTTACGCCTGACATCAGTAAACGAAACAACGATTTTA TTACCATAGTTATAATATCGCGATTGGTGTATAGAAAGGGTGTTGACCTTTTAGCCCACATAATACCCGAAATCTGTTCACGTCATAAGAATGTACAATTTCTAATCGGCGGAGATGGTCCGAAAAGATGGCTCATAGAAGAGGTGCGGGAAAGAAATCTATTGCAACACAGAGTTACCTTGTTAGGCAGTCTAGAGCACTCTCAAGTCAGACACGTTCTGAACAAGGGCCATATCTTCCTGAATACAAGTCTGACAGAAGCTTATTGTATGGCTATTGTAGAAGCAGCTTCTTGTGG tctACAAGTAGTGTCGACGAAAGTTGGAGGTATTCCGGAAGTTTTACCACCAGATCTAATTTATCTTGTGGAACCCACTGTACCTGCATTAATTGAAGGGCTGGAGACAGCTATATTGGATTACAAAAAGGGTAATGTTGAATGCCCTTTTGAAATACATAGAAGGATaggtttatattataattggtttaatattactaaacGTACGGAAATAGTGTACAATTTAGTGAAATGTGAAGCGAAGAGAAATCTAGGGCAGCAATTAGCTAGTCAAATACAAAGCGGCGTATTGGCCTATCTGCTTGTGGTCTCgttgtgttatataatattacaaattctgGAATTTCTCGTCCCAAGaaag tatatCGATATTGCACGAGATTACAACAATATTCATGTTGTACCATCCAAtgggaaaggaaaagaagattAA
- the LOC105835359 gene encoding N-acetylglucosaminyl-phosphatidylinositol biosynthetic protein isoform X3 — translation MNGTKHKICMVSDFFYPNMGGVEEHIFNLSQCLLEHGHKVVILTHSYGDRVGIRYMTNGLKVYYIPVKVFYNQCVLPTMICSLPLIRYIFIREEIQIIHGHSAFSALAHEGMLIGRLMGLKTVFTDHSLFGFADASAILTNKFLEISLVDCNHCICVSHTGKENTVLRAKVQKEKVSVIPNAVDTALFTPDISKRNNDFITIVIISRLVYRKGVDLLAHIIPEICSRHKNVQFLIGGDGPKRWLIEEVRERNLLQHRVTLLGSLEHSQVRHVLNKGHIFLNTSLTEAYCMAIVEAASCGLQVVSTKVGGIPEVLPPDLIYLVEPTVPALIEGLETAILDYKKVYNLVKCEAKRNLGQQLASQIQSGVLAYLLVVSLCYIILQILEFLVPRKYIDIARDYNNIHVVPSNGKGKED, via the exons ATGAACGGTACAAAACACAAAATATG CATGGTTTCAGATTTCTTTTATCCAAACATGGGTGGTGTTGAAGAGCACATTTTCAATTTGTCCCAATGCCTACTGGAGCATGGACACAAAGTAGTGATACTTACCCACTCCTATGGGGATAGGGTAGGAATAAGATACATGACAAATGGTTTGAaa GTATATTATATCCCTGTCAAGGTTTTCTACAATCAGTGTGTTCTTCCAACGATGATTTGCTCTCTTCCACTCATTAGGTATATCTTTATAAGAGAGGAAATACAGATAATACATGGTCATTCCGCATTCTCTGCTTTAGCACATGAGGGGATGCTGATTGGTAGATTAATGGGTCTGAAA ACAGTTTTCACGGATCATTCTCTTTTTGGTTTTGCGGATGCATCCGCCATCTTGACAAACAAGTTTCTCGAAATATCGCTAGTTGATTGCAATCATTGCATATGTGTGTCTCATACTGGAAAGGAAAATACAGTATTACGAGCCAAGGTGCAAAAGGAAAAGGTATCGGTTATCCCGAATGCCGTCGACACCGCATTATTTACGCCTGACATCAGTAAACGAAACAACGATTTTA TTACCATAGTTATAATATCGCGATTGGTGTATAGAAAGGGTGTTGACCTTTTAGCCCACATAATACCCGAAATCTGTTCACGTCATAAGAATGTACAATTTCTAATCGGCGGAGATGGTCCGAAAAGATGGCTCATAGAAGAGGTGCGGGAAAGAAATCTATTGCAACACAGAGTTACCTTGTTAGGCAGTCTAGAGCACTCTCAAGTCAGACACGTTCTGAACAAGGGCCATATCTTCCTGAATACAAGTCTGACAGAAGCTTATTGTATGGCTATTGTAGAAGCAGCTTCTTGTGG tctACAAGTAGTGTCGACGAAAGTTGGAGGTATTCCGGAAGTTTTACCACCAGATCTAATTTATCTTGTGGAACCCACTGTACCTGCATTAATTGAAGGGCTGGAGACAGCTATATTGGATTACAAAAAGG TGTACAATTTAGTGAAATGTGAAGCGAAGAGAAATCTAGGGCAGCAATTAGCTAGTCAAATACAAAGCGGCGTATTGGCCTATCTGCTTGTGGTCTCgttgtgttatataatattacaaattctgGAATTTCTCGTCCCAAGaaag tatatCGATATTGCACGAGATTACAACAATATTCATGTTGTACCATCCAAtgggaaaggaaaagaagattAA
- the LOC105835359 gene encoding N-acetylglucosaminyl-phosphatidylinositol biosynthetic protein isoform X2, producing MHECEDERMVSDFFYPNMGGVEEHIFNLSQCLLEHGHKVVILTHSYGDRVGIRYMTNGLKVYYIPVKVFYNQCVLPTMICSLPLIRYIFIREEIQIIHGHSAFSALAHEGMLIGRLMGLKTVFTDHSLFGFADASAILTNKFLEISLVDCNHCICVSHTGKENTVLRAKVQKEKVSVIPNAVDTALFTPDISKRNNDFITIVIISRLVYRKGVDLLAHIIPEICSRHKNVQFLIGGDGPKRWLIEEVRERNLLQHRVTLLGSLEHSQVRHVLNKGHIFLNTSLTEAYCMAIVEAASCGLQVVSTKVGGIPEVLPPDLIYLVEPTVPALIEGLETAILDYKKGNVECPFEIHRRIGLYYNWFNITKRTEIVYNLVKCEAKRNLGQQLASQIQSGVLAYLLVVSLCYIILQILEFLVPRKYIDIARDYNNIHVVPSNGKGKED from the exons ATGCACGAATGTGAAGATGAACG CATGGTTTCAGATTTCTTTTATCCAAACATGGGTGGTGTTGAAGAGCACATTTTCAATTTGTCCCAATGCCTACTGGAGCATGGACACAAAGTAGTGATACTTACCCACTCCTATGGGGATAGGGTAGGAATAAGATACATGACAAATGGTTTGAaa GTATATTATATCCCTGTCAAGGTTTTCTACAATCAGTGTGTTCTTCCAACGATGATTTGCTCTCTTCCACTCATTAGGTATATCTTTATAAGAGAGGAAATACAGATAATACATGGTCATTCCGCATTCTCTGCTTTAGCACATGAGGGGATGCTGATTGGTAGATTAATGGGTCTGAAA ACAGTTTTCACGGATCATTCTCTTTTTGGTTTTGCGGATGCATCCGCCATCTTGACAAACAAGTTTCTCGAAATATCGCTAGTTGATTGCAATCATTGCATATGTGTGTCTCATACTGGAAAGGAAAATACAGTATTACGAGCCAAGGTGCAAAAGGAAAAGGTATCGGTTATCCCGAATGCCGTCGACACCGCATTATTTACGCCTGACATCAGTAAACGAAACAACGATTTTA TTACCATAGTTATAATATCGCGATTGGTGTATAGAAAGGGTGTTGACCTTTTAGCCCACATAATACCCGAAATCTGTTCACGTCATAAGAATGTACAATTTCTAATCGGCGGAGATGGTCCGAAAAGATGGCTCATAGAAGAGGTGCGGGAAAGAAATCTATTGCAACACAGAGTTACCTTGTTAGGCAGTCTAGAGCACTCTCAAGTCAGACACGTTCTGAACAAGGGCCATATCTTCCTGAATACAAGTCTGACAGAAGCTTATTGTATGGCTATTGTAGAAGCAGCTTCTTGTGG tctACAAGTAGTGTCGACGAAAGTTGGAGGTATTCCGGAAGTTTTACCACCAGATCTAATTTATCTTGTGGAACCCACTGTACCTGCATTAATTGAAGGGCTGGAGACAGCTATATTGGATTACAAAAAGGGTAATGTTGAATGCCCTTTTGAAATACATAGAAGGATaggtttatattataattggtttaatattactaaacGTACGGAAATAGTGTACAATTTAGTGAAATGTGAAGCGAAGAGAAATCTAGGGCAGCAATTAGCTAGTCAAATACAAAGCGGCGTATTGGCCTATCTGCTTGTGGTCTCgttgtgttatataatattacaaattctgGAATTTCTCGTCCCAAGaaag tatatCGATATTGCACGAGATTACAACAATATTCATGTTGTACCATCCAAtgggaaaggaaaagaagattAA